The Argentina anserina chromosome 3, drPotAnse1.1, whole genome shotgun sequence genome includes a region encoding these proteins:
- the LOC126787505 gene encoding uncharacterized protein LOC126787505, with protein sequence MQTSPKRPRLSLDIGCHNVDARTMGLLPPQPHKPSPKKRGRSSGSNTLPYGMAGTGKQKGIKSAANKKKQGARKNLISQLEDAPASTLSATISRTQSLSNSDRAPELANPQENGDLESRNKRAVKVLYDAFISKDVDVVHLLLAPYLEWWFHGPRTHQHLNRLLTGAPPYDSSFKFVPLTSAAFKSMVVAEGYDEVHSVSWVHAWTVTDGIITHVREYYNTSVTITKLSSPKTTSQSGSCQSVWESKLSDNKSVPGLVLAL encoded by the exons ATGCAGACCTCTCCGAAACGGCCTAGATTGAGTTTAGACATAGGATGCCACAATGTTGATGCTCGTACTATGGGATTGTTGCCTCCCCAACCTCACAAGCCGAGCCCAAAGAAGAGAGGCCGATCCAGTGGTAGCAACACGCTTCCATATGGCATGGCTGGTACTGGGAAACAGAAGGGTATCAAATCGGCAGCAAATAAAAAGAAGCAAGGTGCTCGGAAGAACCTGATATCTCAGCTGGAAGATGCACCAG CCTCCACATTGAGCGCCACCATTTCCAGAACACAAAGCCTCTCCAACTCAGATCGAGCTCCAGAACTGGCAAACCCTCAAGAAAATGGAGACTTGGAGTCTCGAAACAAGAGAGCTGTCAAGGTTCTCTACGACGCCTTCATCTCCAAAGACGTTGACGTCGTTCACCTCCTTCTCGCGCCCTACCTAGAGTGGTGGTTCCACGGCCCCCGAACTCACCAGCATTTGAACCGCCTCCTCACCGGTGCACCGCCCTACGACTCGTCGTTCAAATTCGTTCCACTGACGAGTGCTGCATTTAAATCAATGGTGGTGGCTGAGGGATACGACGAGGTTCATTCCGTGTCGTGGGTGCATGCGTGGACCGTCACTGATGGGATAATTACCCACGTGAGGGAGTACTACAATACCTCGGTCACTATTACCAAGTTATCGTCACCGAAAACTACATCACAGTCAGGTAGTTGCCAGAGTGTTTGGGAGAGTAAGCTCTCTGATAATAAGTCTGTACCTGGCCTCGTATTAGCCCTATAG